CCAGAGTGGCAGTTCAGACAGGTCGCGGTGGGAGGCACAGCAGCGTGGCCGGCCACTTCAACTGTGTTATGACAGTAGCGACAGTCCAGTTTCAGCTTACCTGCGTGCAGAGCATGACTGAAGGGGAGTGGCTGCTCGGGCTGATAACCGACGTCCGTCGTCTCCGGACTCGCCCCAAATGCAACCATACCAACAACATACAGGACACCAATCGCCCCCAGCGCACCTAGCACTGGAACAATCGTATTTGTCCATTTTGGAAACAGAAAACGATCCATTTTTGATATACCTGACAAGACCTTTCGAGCCGGACCAACCTGAAACAGACAGAACGTGTCTTGGAGATTGATGAGTCAATCGATGGTCGCGGCGGACTTTTCAACCGGTTTGGAGAGATGATACCCCATCTATTTTCGCACAATAGATGTAAGGGGAGATGTAAGCAATCCATTCAGCGTCAGGTTAAGGAAAGTTTCTTGGAGTCGGGAGTCGCCGGTTTTGAAATTCTCATTATTGGGGACAAGCCACGACTGCTGTACTTCTGGCGATTCTGCCATTCTCCCTGCAAAATCGCAGTACAAGCCCTTATAAAGGACTTTATCATCCAATTACTAAGACAACTCCCCTTCTTACAGCCCGGACAGATGACAGTCTCATTGTCGAGAATCAGAAAATCCCGGCGAAAGTGAACGCATCACACAGTAGACGGAACCCGACCACAGCATCTGTTTACGGTGTTCTCCTCCCCAACAGTTTCAATGTAGAGTTTCTGTGCAGAAGACATTCGATTCCGTTGCATCTCCAGTGCCTTTACACTCCGCCAGCAATGCTGCATGATGAATGCAGATTCAGCAACTCGAACACATCACATCCACTCACACCTGGACAGAGGCGGCTTCGTTTATGAGCAATCGCATTCGCTGGGGCATCTTAAGCACCGCAAAAATCGGCACCGTACAGGTCATCCCAGCCATGCAGCAGGGAGAACATTGTGAAATCAGCGCGATCGCTTCCCGGACGCTCGACCAGGCTGAGCAGGCTGCTGCCGAGCTGGGAATCCCCCGTGCCTACGGTTCTTACGAAGAACTGCTGGCTGACCCGGACATCGATGCGATCTACAATCCCCTGCCCAACCATCTACATGTCCCCTGGTCCATCAAGGCCATCGAAGCGGGCAAACATGTGTTGTGCGAAAAGCCGATCGGGCTCTCCTCCAACGAAGGCCAGCAGCTGGTCGACTGCGCTGCAGCGCATCCCGAACTGAAAGTGATGGAAGCCTTCATGTATCGCCATCACCCCCAGTGGCAGCTGGCTAAGAAGCTGGTGACAGACGGTACGATCGGCGAGCTGCGCACGATTCAGTCCTTCTTTGCCTACTTCAACGACGATCCGCAGAACATTCGCAACCAGAGTGAAATCGGTGGTGGCGGACTGATGGACATCGGCTGCTATCCTATCTCACTCTCACGATTTATCTTTGACGAGGAACCGCAGCGCGTCTCGGGGATCGTGGAATACGACAGCGAGCTGGGGACCGATCGACTGGCCTCGGCCACATTGGACTTCGGCAGAGGGACCTCTACTTTCACCTGCTCAACACAGCTCAACCCCTATCAAAGAGTGCAGATTCATGGCACCCAGGGACGCGTGGAGATTGAAATCCCCTTCAATGCGCCGATCGACCGCCCCTGTCGTGTCTGGCACCAGACGGGCACTGACATCGCCGAGGTCAAACTGGATCTGTGCAATCAATACAGTATCCAGGGCGATCTGTTCTCGCTGGCCATTCTCAACAATACCGCGGTGCCCACACCACTCACCGATGCTGTCGCCAACATGAGAGTGATCGAGGCGATTGTCGAGAGCAACCGTAGCGGCGCCTGGGTGAAACCCTGATTTCTGAGCTACCGTACGCTTGACACCGAGAGCAACCAGCCTGCCTGCAGATTCAGGCAGGTTGCGTACTGAGCGCGCACGATCAGCGACGAGGAGGTCGAGGTTCGAATTTTACCGGAGAAGTACGGTCTGCCAGACAGTTCTACCTGGGAGCCAGCACCATGATCATATTCCGACCGCTGGCCATTGAGGGAGCCTGCTCCACTTTTGCCAGATCGGAAAGCTTTTCCTGGATTTCTCCGAGGATAGTTCGGCCGAGTTCATGGTGCGCGTTTTCACGACCACGGAACATGATATTGAATTTGACCTTGTCTTTCTGCTCCAGAAACTTCCGGGCGCTTTTCAGCTTGAACTCAATGTCATGTTTGCCGATTTTCGGACGCATCCGGATTTCTTTCAGATGCACCTGATGCTGTTTGGTGTTTTTGCTGGTCTTCTTTTTACGCTCGTACTTCAGCTTCCCGTAGTCCATGATACGACAGACGGGGGGCTTTGCGTCTGAGGCCACTTCCACCAGATCCAGGTTGGCCTCCATCGCTAACTTCAATGCTTCCGCTGTGGGGATCACTCCGAGTTGTTCCCCGTCTTGATCAATGACCCGCACCGGACTGATCCGGATCTGGTCATTAAGTCTCTGCGTTGTTTCGATTGCTTGTTTCTCCTTGTATCGAATCAAGAAATTGGTTTTGTGTCCCGCTTAGTACTTTCAAAAGTCGGGAAACACACTCTCTGACTACTGATATGAAAAAAG
The nucleotide sequence above comes from Gimesia sp.. Encoded proteins:
- a CDS encoding Gfo/Idh/MocA family oxidoreductase: MSNRIRWGILSTAKIGTVQVIPAMQQGEHCEISAIASRTLDQAEQAAAELGIPRAYGSYEELLADPDIDAIYNPLPNHLHVPWSIKAIEAGKHVLCEKPIGLSSNEGQQLVDCAAAHPELKVMEAFMYRHHPQWQLAKKLVTDGTIGELRTIQSFFAYFNDDPQNIRNQSEIGGGGLMDIGCYPISLSRFIFDEEPQRVSGIVEYDSELGTDRLASATLDFGRGTSTFTCSTQLNPYQRVQIHGTQGRVEIEIPFNAPIDRPCRVWHQTGTDIAEVKLDLCNQYSIQGDLFSLAILNNTAVPTPLTDAVANMRVIEAIVESNRSGAWVKP
- the infC gene encoding translation initiation factor IF-3; translation: MIRYKEKQAIETTQRLNDQIRISPVRVIDQDGEQLGVIPTAEALKLAMEANLDLVEVASDAKPPVCRIMDYGKLKYERKKKTSKNTKQHQVHLKEIRMRPKIGKHDIEFKLKSARKFLEQKDKVKFNIMFRGRENAHHELGRTILGEIQEKLSDLAKVEQAPSMASGRNMIMVLAPR